AATCATTTCCTCCACCAATTGTTTTTACGTTTATCTTTACGCCAGGATTTTCTTCTTCGTACACTTTGACTAAATCTTCGAATTGGTCTTTAATTTCAACTTTGAATTGCATGATATCAATAGTAACTTGATCAACTGATGATTTTTCTTGATCACTGTCATTAGAAGATGAACACCCAACCAGTGCAAGAACAGCAACTAACATGATTAAAACGATACGAAAAAATGATTTCTTGCTTTTCAATTTAACTTCCCCTTTCTCCTAGTGCAAGCGGTTGCATAAAGCGATGTAGAGAGATATCAACCTAATAACTTAGGTATCTCCCACACTATGAAACCGCTTGCATTTGTAATTCCTCTATAGCCTATCACGTCCTTTTCATTTATGCAACTGCAAAATTTTTAACTTTCAGAATTAATACCCGCCTGAGTAATCTTTAAATACCGACTGTAAAATGCTGCAAACGATAAAAATGCAATGAGCGAACCTGTAAAAAATGGCAGCAAAAATAAGAGTACATTGAAACTCATATAGATGATCATCCCGCTACTAATCGCAATGGCTAAGAACAACACCGGACTCCCTACTGTAATAAAAAATGCATTTTTTAAAGACTCGCGAACTGTCATCTCATAATGGACAGTTATGGAAAATGAATTGATTGTAAAGACAAATAGCACAATCCCCATCGTTAAGAAGAAAATAAACAAGTAGACATTATTCTCATAGAAGAAATAAACATCTACTGCCCAGACTAACCAAATAGCTGTAAACACGAGCCCGTTGACAATACTCCTTTTATAATTTTCTTTGTAGTATTGCCAGTAGGCTTTAATTAACGAACCGCCCTCACGATCTTTAAACACCCATTCTCTCGCCATTCCAAACATTGCGGTCGTTGCCGGGAAGAAGACAAATGGAATGAGCACAATCAT
This window of the Sporosarcina ureilytica genome carries:
- a CDS encoding YesL family protein, which encodes MTNPGGLMGGLYALCEWFMRFAVVNLLWLLFNFPIVYLGFNMLVLGKVEAIFIFLIPMIVLIPFVFFPATTAMFGMAREWVFKDREGGSLIKAYWQYYKENYKRSIVNGLVFTAIWLVWAVDVYFFYENNVYLFIFFLTMGIVLFVFTINSFSITVHYEMTVRESLKNAFFITVGSPVLFLAIAISSGMIIYMSFNVLLFLLPFFTGSLIAFLSFAAFYSRYLKITQAGINSES